In one window of Prionailurus bengalensis isolate Pbe53 chromosome B3, Fcat_Pben_1.1_paternal_pri, whole genome shotgun sequence DNA:
- the LOC122467893 gene encoding olfactory receptor 4K15-like — MDQGNKSGVTEFILHSLSGSRELQLFYFAFFTLFYLSIVLGNLLIVLTVMSEPALHTPMYFLLSNLSFIDVCLSTFATPKMIIDFLMEHKTISFEGCMTQIFFLHVFAGGEMMLLVAMAYDRYVAICRPLYYASIMSARKCTILVVGSWLTGVLHSISQLAFTVNLPFCGPNKVDSFFCDLPLVIKLACTNTFTFEVLMLSDSGLMAMTSFVLLLISYTVILASVRRRSSARMAKARATLTAHITVVTLFFGPCIFIYAWPFSSLPVDKVLSIFYTVFTPLLNPMIYTLRNKEVISAMQKLRTRHVHF; from the coding sequence ATGGACCAAGGAAATAAATCAGGAGTGACTGAATTTATATTGCATAGTCTTTCAGGTTCTCGAGAGCTACAACttttctattttgcattttttacacTTTTCTATTTATCCATTGTGCTGGGGAACCTCCTCATTGTGCTCACAGTCATGTCTGAACCTGCACTACACACACCCATGTACTTTCTGCTCAGTAACCTCTCCTTCATTGATGTGTGTCTATCCACATTTGCCACCCCCAAAATGATTATTGACTTCCTTATGGAGCACAAGACCATCTCTTTTGAGGGATGCATgacccaaatattttttctgcatgtttttgCTGGTGGTGAAATGATGCTCCTTGTTGCCATGGCCTATGATAGATATGTAGCCATATGTCGACCCCTGTACTATGCGTCCATCATGAGTGCACGCAAGTGCACAATCCTTGTGGTGGGCTCCTGGCTTACTGGGGTTCTGCACTCAATAAGTCAGTTGGCCTTCACAGTAAACCTTCCATTCTGTGGCCCCAATAAAGTGGACAGTTTTTTCTGTGACCTTCCCCTGGTTATCAAACTTGCCTGCACCAATACCTTTACTTTTGAGGTACTGATGCTTTCAGACAGTGGTCTAATGGCCATGACCTCCTTTGTGCTCTTGCTGATCTCCTACACAGTCATCCTGGCTAGCGTGAGACGGCGCTCCTCAGCACGCATGGCCAAGGCGAGGGCCACCCTGACTGCCCACATCACTGTGGTGACCCTCTTCTTTGGTCCCTGCATCTTCATTTATGCTTGGCCTTTTAGCAGTCTCCCAGTGGATAAGGTTCTCTCcatattttatactgttttcacCCCTCTTTTAAACCCCATGATTTACACCTTAAGAAATAAGGAGGTAATATCAGCAATGCAAAAACTAAGGACTCGACATGTGCATTTCTGA